The following are from one region of the Takifugu rubripes chromosome 12, fTakRub1.2, whole genome shotgun sequence genome:
- the LOC105417161 gene encoding tissue alpha-L-fucosidase-like isoform X3, translating to MLTLATLVFFASHAAARYTADWTSLDSRPLPTWYDEAKVGIFVHWGVFSVPAFESEWFWWRWQGQQPPEQICVDYMKKNYPPDFTYPDFAPGFHAQFFNPGDWADIFKASGAKYVVLTAKHHEGFTNWGSPFSWNWNSVDTGPHRDLVGELGEAVRNRSLHYGLYNSLYEWFNPLYLIDKKNGFKSQQYVTNKLLPELFKMVVRYEPELIWSDGDWEAPDSYWNSTQFLAWLYNDSPVKDTIVTNDRWGAGCYCKHGGYYNCEDKYTPGQLPKHKWEKCQSVDKQSWGYRRNMKTSELMDLPTIIKDLVETVALGGNYLLNVGPTPDGMIPVVFEERLRGIGAWLDVNGEAIYGSKPWRIQREDASLPVWYTSKGSTVYAFLTAKPSKSIVELLQPKCDSSTKVTLLGHQGPLTWTPISADGGLFVLLPELSQSVSQVWTIKISDAK from the exons atgctaacattagcgaCACTTGTCTTCTTCGCTTCCCACGCTGCGGCTCGCTACACTGCAGACTGGACCAGTTTGGACTCCAGACCGCTGCCGACGTGGTACGACGAAGCCAAAGTGGGGATTTTTGTCCACTGGGGAGTCTTTTCTGTCCCAGCGTTTGAGAGCGAGTGGTTCTGGTGGCGCTGGCAGGGTCAGCAGCCCCCGGAACAGATCTGTGTGGACTATATGAAAAAGAACTACCCGCCTGATTTCACCTACCCGGATTTTGCCCCCGGTTTTCATGCGCAGTTCTTTAACCCGGGTGACTGGGCGGATATTTTTAAAGCTTCTGGTGCAAA ATATGTGGTCCTGACTGCCAAACACCATGAAGGTTTTACTAACTGGGGATCGCCATTTTCCTGGAACTGGAACTCGGTCGATACTGGTCCGCACCGAGATTTAGTGGGAGAGCTGGGAGAAGCTGTACGCAATAG GTCACTGCATTATGGACTGTACAACTCTCTGTACGAGTGGTTCAACCCTTTGTACCTGATAGATAAGAAGAATGGTTTCAAATCTCAACAGTATGTGACGAACAAGCTCCTTCCtgagctttttaaaatggttgtaaG ATATGAACCTGAGTTGATCTGGTCTGATGGTGACTGGGAAGCGCCTGACTCCTACTGGAACTCCACCCAGTTCTTGGCGTGGCTCTACAACGACAGCCCTGTCAAA GACACAATAGTGACCAATGACAGATGGGGAGCAGGCTGTTATTGCAAACATGGCGGCTACTACAACTGTGAGGATAAATATACTCCAGGCCAGCTGCCCAAACACAAGTGGGAGAAGTGCCAGTCTGTGGACAAGCAATCCTGGGGTTACCGACGGAATATGAAGACATCTGAACTGATGGACTTGCCCACCATCATCAAG GATTTGGTTGAAACCGTGGCCCTGGGAGGGAACTACCTTCTGAACGTTGGCCCCACTCCTGATGGAATGATCCCTGTCGTGTTTGAAGAGAGGCTCCGGGGTATCGGAGCCTGGCTGGACGTAAACGGGGAGGCGATTTATGGCTCGAAACCCTGGAGGATCCAGAGAGAAGATGCAAGTCTACCGGTTTG GTACACATCTAAAGGGTCGACTGTCTACGCCTTCTTGACAGCCAAACCTTCCAAATCCATCGTGGAACTCTTGCAACCTAAATGTGATTCATCCACTAAG GTGACCTTATTAGGCCATCAGGGCCCGTTGACTTGGACCCCAATCAGCGCCGATGGTGGCCTTTTTGTTCTTCTGCCTGAACTGTCTCAGTCCGTGAGTCAGGTCTGGACAATCAAAATAAGTGATGCCAAGTGA
- the LOC105417161 gene encoding tissue alpha-L-fucosidase-like isoform X1: MLTLATLVFFASHAAARYTADWTSLDSRPLPTWYDEAKVGIFVHWGVFSVPAFESEWFWWRWQGQQPPEQICVDYMKKNYPPDFTYPDFAPGFHAQFFNPGDWADIFKASGAKYVVLTAKHHEGFTNWGSPFSWNWNSVDTGPHRDLVGELGEAVRNRSLHYGLYNSLYEWFNPLYLIDKKNGFKSQQYVTNKLLPELFKMVVRYEPELIWSDGDWEAPDSYWNSTQFLAWLYNDSPVKDTIVTNDRWGAGCYCKHGGYYNCEDKYTPGQLPKHKWEKCQSVDKQSWGYRRNMKTSELMDLPTIIKQKRHPGIVFLLIRQDLVETVALGGNYLLNVGPTPDGMIPVVFEERLRGIGAWLDVNGEAIYGSKPWRIQREDASLPVWYTSKGSTVYAFLTAKPSKSIVELLQPKCDSSTKVTLLGHQGPLTWTPISADGGLFVLLPELSQSVSQVWTIKISDAK, translated from the exons atgctaacattagcgaCACTTGTCTTCTTCGCTTCCCACGCTGCGGCTCGCTACACTGCAGACTGGACCAGTTTGGACTCCAGACCGCTGCCGACGTGGTACGACGAAGCCAAAGTGGGGATTTTTGTCCACTGGGGAGTCTTTTCTGTCCCAGCGTTTGAGAGCGAGTGGTTCTGGTGGCGCTGGCAGGGTCAGCAGCCCCCGGAACAGATCTGTGTGGACTATATGAAAAAGAACTACCCGCCTGATTTCACCTACCCGGATTTTGCCCCCGGTTTTCATGCGCAGTTCTTTAACCCGGGTGACTGGGCGGATATTTTTAAAGCTTCTGGTGCAAA ATATGTGGTCCTGACTGCCAAACACCATGAAGGTTTTACTAACTGGGGATCGCCATTTTCCTGGAACTGGAACTCGGTCGATACTGGTCCGCACCGAGATTTAGTGGGAGAGCTGGGAGAAGCTGTACGCAATAG GTCACTGCATTATGGACTGTACAACTCTCTGTACGAGTGGTTCAACCCTTTGTACCTGATAGATAAGAAGAATGGTTTCAAATCTCAACAGTATGTGACGAACAAGCTCCTTCCtgagctttttaaaatggttgtaaG ATATGAACCTGAGTTGATCTGGTCTGATGGTGACTGGGAAGCGCCTGACTCCTACTGGAACTCCACCCAGTTCTTGGCGTGGCTCTACAACGACAGCCCTGTCAAA GACACAATAGTGACCAATGACAGATGGGGAGCAGGCTGTTATTGCAAACATGGCGGCTACTACAACTGTGAGGATAAATATACTCCAGGCCAGCTGCCCAAACACAAGTGGGAGAAGTGCCAGTCTGTGGACAAGCAATCCTGGGGTTACCGACGGAATATGAAGACATCTGAACTGATGGACTTGCCCACCATCATCAAG CAGAAAAGACACCCAGGCATCGTTTTCCTACTTATACGGCAGGATTTGGTTGAAACCGTGGCCCTGGGAGGGAACTACCTTCTGAACGTTGGCCCCACTCCTGATGGAATGATCCCTGTCGTGTTTGAAGAGAGGCTCCGGGGTATCGGAGCCTGGCTGGACGTAAACGGGGAGGCGATTTATGGCTCGAAACCCTGGAGGATCCAGAGAGAAGATGCAAGTCTACCGGTTTG GTACACATCTAAAGGGTCGACTGTCTACGCCTTCTTGACAGCCAAACCTTCCAAATCCATCGTGGAACTCTTGCAACCTAAATGTGATTCATCCACTAAG GTGACCTTATTAGGCCATCAGGGCCCGTTGACTTGGACCCCAATCAGCGCCGATGGTGGCCTTTTTGTTCTTCTGCCTGAACTGTCTCAGTCCGTGAGTCAGGTCTGGACAATCAAAATAAGTGATGCCAAGTGA
- the LOC105417161 gene encoding tissue alpha-L-fucosidase-like isoform X2 gives MLTLATLVFFASHAAARYTADWTSLDSRPLPTWYDEAKVGIFVHWGVFSVPAFESEWFWWRWQGQQPPEQICVDYMKKNYPPDFTYPDFAPGFHAQFFNPGDWADIFKASGAKYVVLTAKHHEGFTNWGSPFSWNWNSVDTGPHRDLVGELGEAVRNRSLHYGLYNSLYEWFNPLYLIDKKNGFKSQQYVTNKLLPELFKMVVRYEPELIWSDGDWEAPDSYWNSTQFLAWLYNDSPVKDTIVTNDRWGAGCYCKHGGYYNCEDKYTPGQLPKHKWEKCQSVDKQSWGYRRNMKTSELMDLPTIIKKRHPGIVFLLIRQDLVETVALGGNYLLNVGPTPDGMIPVVFEERLRGIGAWLDVNGEAIYGSKPWRIQREDASLPVWYTSKGSTVYAFLTAKPSKSIVELLQPKCDSSTKVTLLGHQGPLTWTPISADGGLFVLLPELSQSVSQVWTIKISDAK, from the exons atgctaacattagcgaCACTTGTCTTCTTCGCTTCCCACGCTGCGGCTCGCTACACTGCAGACTGGACCAGTTTGGACTCCAGACCGCTGCCGACGTGGTACGACGAAGCCAAAGTGGGGATTTTTGTCCACTGGGGAGTCTTTTCTGTCCCAGCGTTTGAGAGCGAGTGGTTCTGGTGGCGCTGGCAGGGTCAGCAGCCCCCGGAACAGATCTGTGTGGACTATATGAAAAAGAACTACCCGCCTGATTTCACCTACCCGGATTTTGCCCCCGGTTTTCATGCGCAGTTCTTTAACCCGGGTGACTGGGCGGATATTTTTAAAGCTTCTGGTGCAAA ATATGTGGTCCTGACTGCCAAACACCATGAAGGTTTTACTAACTGGGGATCGCCATTTTCCTGGAACTGGAACTCGGTCGATACTGGTCCGCACCGAGATTTAGTGGGAGAGCTGGGAGAAGCTGTACGCAATAG GTCACTGCATTATGGACTGTACAACTCTCTGTACGAGTGGTTCAACCCTTTGTACCTGATAGATAAGAAGAATGGTTTCAAATCTCAACAGTATGTGACGAACAAGCTCCTTCCtgagctttttaaaatggttgtaaG ATATGAACCTGAGTTGATCTGGTCTGATGGTGACTGGGAAGCGCCTGACTCCTACTGGAACTCCACCCAGTTCTTGGCGTGGCTCTACAACGACAGCCCTGTCAAA GACACAATAGTGACCAATGACAGATGGGGAGCAGGCTGTTATTGCAAACATGGCGGCTACTACAACTGTGAGGATAAATATACTCCAGGCCAGCTGCCCAAACACAAGTGGGAGAAGTGCCAGTCTGTGGACAAGCAATCCTGGGGTTACCGACGGAATATGAAGACATCTGAACTGATGGACTTGCCCACCATCATCAAG AAAAGACACCCAGGCATCGTTTTCCTACTTATACGGCAGGATTTGGTTGAAACCGTGGCCCTGGGAGGGAACTACCTTCTGAACGTTGGCCCCACTCCTGATGGAATGATCCCTGTCGTGTTTGAAGAGAGGCTCCGGGGTATCGGAGCCTGGCTGGACGTAAACGGGGAGGCGATTTATGGCTCGAAACCCTGGAGGATCCAGAGAGAAGATGCAAGTCTACCGGTTTG GTACACATCTAAAGGGTCGACTGTCTACGCCTTCTTGACAGCCAAACCTTCCAAATCCATCGTGGAACTCTTGCAACCTAAATGTGATTCATCCACTAAG GTGACCTTATTAGGCCATCAGGGCCCGTTGACTTGGACCCCAATCAGCGCCGATGGTGGCCTTTTTGTTCTTCTGCCTGAACTGTCTCAGTCCGTGAGTCAGGTCTGGACAATCAAAATAAGTGATGCCAAGTGA